The DNA sequence TATCCACCAACATTATCATAGTAAAAATCATTGTATCAAGAACCTTTTGAGTTACGTCTTCAATATTTATATTGTTTTCAAACAAAATTTTTGAAATATTATAAACAATACCAACCTTATCTTCACCAATTACTAAAATTACTACTCTTTTTTTCATTAAATTTTGCTCCTTATTATTTTTTCGGGCAATGGAGATGAATCGCTTAGAATAATAATTTGCTCTTTTAAATGAGACCTTAAATATTTTGGAAGAGAAAAAGAATGCATATGAGTCTGACTATCATAAAATCTTGTTTCAATATTTCTCCTGGCTAAAACTTCATCTATCTTCTCAATTCCTTCAAGCGGGTTGAAATAGTCAGATGCCCAAACAAAACCCCATGTTTCGTCAAATGATTGAACGTGGGCGCAATAAGAATTTACAATTTTAAAAACTTCCTTAGCCGTATGGTTTACAGCTATATGAGCATTATCAAAATATGGAGTAATTGAGGCAGCCTGATATATCAAAATGCCTCTTTCTGAGAGCCTGCTCTTCAAGAGACTCATAAACTCTTTTGTGAAAAGAAATTTTGCAGGACTATCGTCCAATGGATCGGTCAAATCAACTATTATAACGTCGTAGCGCATATGGCTGTCTAACTCAAACATAAATTTTTTTGCATCTTGAATAACAAGATTCGTCCTGGGATCCTCAAAAGAATCGCTGCACCATTCTTGTAAATACTTTTTGCTAATTTCTACTACTAGGTCGTCGAGTTCTATCATATCGACCCTTGTAACACAAGGATGTCTTAAAACCTCTCTTAAGGTAGCCCCTTCACCGCCACCGAGAATAGCCACCTTTTTTGGTTCAGGATGAGCGATCATCGCAGGCTGAACTAAAGCCTCATGATAAATAAATTCATCAATCTGAGCGCTCTGAATCTTGTCATCAAGGATCAAAATTTTACCAAAAACAGAATTTTTTACTATAAAAACCTTTTGAAATTTAGATCTACCAGTGAAAATCACATCTTCAACGCACAAATTATGACAATCATTTTGTACAATTTTGTTTATAACAGAAAGTGTACAATTTTCGCTATTATTCAAAAACCACCTCGCAGA is a window from the Thermodesulfobium sp. 4217-1 genome containing:
- a CDS encoding spermidine synthase; translated protein: MNNSENCTLSVINKIVQNDCHNLCVEDVIFTGRSKFQKVFIVKNSVFGKILILDDKIQSAQIDEFIYHEALVQPAMIAHPEPKKVAILGGGEGATLREVLRHPCVTRVDMIELDDLVVEISKKYLQEWCSDSFEDPRTNLVIQDAKKFMFELDSHMRYDVIIVDLTDPLDDSPAKFLFTKEFMSLLKSRLSERGILIYQAASITPYFDNAHIAVNHTAKEVFKIVNSYCAHVQSFDETWGFVWASDYFNPLEGIEKIDEVLARRNIETRFYDSQTHMHSFSLPKYLRSHLKEQIIILSDSSPLPEKIIRSKI
- a CDS encoding ACT domain-containing protein, with the protein product MKKRVVILVIGEDKVGIVYNISKILFENNINIEDVTQKVLDTMIFTMIMLVDMSKSKISISDLRKEFEAVSKEINVRIDLHHEDLFYSMHRV